The Thomasclavelia ramosa DSM 1402 genome includes a region encoding these proteins:
- a CDS encoding carboxymuconolactone decarboxylase family protein, with protein sequence MDIKKLYETDKEFMERFEYFAFDEVVNEKNQELDVETRYLAILAVLLGSQAKEAFQFILSKALDKKVSPIMIKETVYQSCDYLGFGKMLPFLEITNNELSQRSISLPLQSQTTTTLETRLKNGIDVQVQIFGEHMEDAWKINHINRWLAENCFGDYYTRTGLSLVHREMITFCFLMSQGGCEPQLVAHAKGNMNLGNDDKFLMRVVSQCLPYIGYPRCLNAITCIKKALDE encoded by the coding sequence ATGGACATAAAAAAATTATATGAAACTGATAAAGAATTTATGGAAAGATTTGAATACTTTGCCTTTGATGAAGTTGTTAATGAAAAAAATCAAGAATTAGATGTTGAAACTCGCTATCTTGCTATTCTAGCAGTACTTTTAGGCAGTCAGGCAAAAGAAGCATTTCAATTTATATTATCAAAAGCTTTAGATAAAAAAGTATCACCTATTATGATCAAAGAAACTGTCTATCAGTCTTGTGATTATTTAGGTTTTGGGAAAATGTTACCATTTTTAGAAATTACAAATAATGAACTTTCCCAAAGATCAATTTCATTACCCTTACAATCCCAAACTACAACTACCCTTGAAACACGTTTAAAAAATGGAATTGATGTTCAAGTCCAAATATTTGGTGAACACATGGAAGATGCTTGGAAAATAAATCATATCAATCGCTGGCTAGCAGAAAATTGTTTTGGAGATTACTATACTCGGACAGGATTATCGTTAGTTCATCGTGAAATGATTACATTTTGCTTTTTAATGTCGCAAGGAGGATGTGAGCCGCAATTAGTTGCTCATGCAAAAGGAAATATGAATTTAGGTAATGATGATAAATTCCTAATGAGAGTTGTTTCACAATGCTTACCTTATATTGGCTATCCCCGTTGTTTAAATGCAATAACATGTATAAAAAAGGCGCTGGATGAATGA
- a CDS encoding aldo/keto reductase: protein MKYIQLGNSNLKVSRICLGCMGFGDAKNGQHSWTIDEKKTREIVKHALDLGINFFDTAIAYQSGTSEQYLGRALKDFAKRKDIVVATKFLPRTNEEIKNGITAQQHIKNQLNKSLENLGMDYVDLYIYHMWDYQTPLYDIMEGLDDMVKAGKIRYIGISNCYAYQLAQANALAEKEGFTKFISIQGHYNLIFREEEREMAKYCAENNIAMTPYSSLAGGRLSKLPDQTSKRLVEDSYARLKYDATALQDQLIIDRVIELSQKYNVSMTEISLAWLLTKVISPVVGATKMHHIDGAVKAVNLTLSNQDIAYLEELYVPHQLVGVMAQNTTATAKEEHVWSIGSQKV, encoded by the coding sequence ATGAAATATATTCAATTAGGAAATTCAAATTTAAAAGTTTCAAGAATTTGTCTTGGTTGTATGGGATTTGGTGATGCCAAAAACGGTCAGCATTCATGGACAATTGATGAAAAGAAAACACGTGAGATTGTCAAACATGCGCTCGACTTAGGTATTAACTTTTTTGATACGGCCATTGCCTATCAAAGTGGAACAAGCGAGCAGTATTTGGGTCGAGCCTTGAAAGATTTTGCTAAACGTAAAGACATTGTTGTTGCGACCAAATTTTTACCTCGTACAAATGAAGAAATAAAAAATGGTATTACTGCCCAGCAGCATATTAAAAATCAATTAAATAAAAGTTTAGAAAATCTTGGAATGGATTATGTTGATCTTTATATCTATCATATGTGGGATTATCAAACACCTTTGTATGATATTATGGAGGGCTTAGATGATATGGTAAAAGCTGGAAAAATTCGCTATATTGGAATTTCAAACTGTTATGCATATCAGTTAGCACAAGCCAATGCGTTGGCAGAAAAAGAAGGATTTACAAAATTTATTTCTATTCAAGGTCATTATAATTTGATTTTTCGTGAAGAAGAACGTGAAATGGCAAAATACTGTGCAGAAAATAATATTGCAATGACGCCTTACAGTTCTCTTGCCGGAGGACGTTTATCAAAATTGCCAGATCAGACATCTAAACGCTTAGTGGAAGACAGTTATGCTCGTTTAAAGTACGATGCAACTGCTTTACAAGATCAACTTATTATTGATCGTGTGATTGAATTATCGCAAAAATACAATGTTTCTATGACAGAAATATCCTTAGCATGGCTTTTAACAAAAGTTATTTCTCCTGTTGTAGGAGCTACAAAAATGCATCACATCGACGGTGCAGTAAAAGCAGTTAATCTTACTCTTAGTAATCAAGATATAGCCTACTTAGAAGAACTTTATGTCCCACATCAATTAGTTGGTGTTATGGCACAAAATACTACTGCAACAGCTAAAGAAGAGCATGTTTGGTCAATAGGAAGTCAAAAAGTATAA
- a CDS encoding flavodoxin: MIKKLVVLLLMSFMITGCTKIPNTTTETSPVDNKESSKILIAYFSWADNTVVENEKASIESALKHYESIGDQNDNVDATSSASILQPGNVGKIATWIQENIGGDLFSIQVTIPYPSNYDECLDRAADEKTKNARPVLKEKVDNLNDYDTVFIGYPNWWYSVPMPVLTFIDENNLSDKNIVLFCCHGTGGLSRSVEDIQSELPNSAHLETNVIGVYRNEINDSKEEIIQWLENIGY, encoded by the coding sequence ATGATAAAAAAATTAGTTGTTTTGCTGTTAATGTCATTTATGATTACAGGATGTACTAAGATACCAAACACCACTACTGAAACAAGCCCTGTTGACAACAAAGAATCATCCAAAATACTTATCGCTTATTTTAGTTGGGCAGATAATACAGTTGTAGAAAACGAAAAAGCTTCAATAGAAAGCGCACTTAAACATTATGAATCTATTGGTGATCAAAATGATAATGTAGATGCCACAAGTTCCGCAAGTATTTTACAACCTGGAAATGTAGGTAAAATAGCAACATGGATTCAAGAAAATATTGGTGGTGATTTATTTTCTATCCAAGTCACAATACCATATCCAAGCAATTATGATGAATGCTTAGATCGTGCAGCTGATGAAAAAACAAAAAATGCGCGGCCTGTCTTAAAAGAAAAAGTGGATAATCTAAATGATTACGATACTGTTTTTATTGGGTATCCAAATTGGTGGTATTCAGTACCTATGCCTGTGCTTACTTTCATTGATGAAAATAATCTATCAGATAAAAATATTGTTTTATTTTGTTGCCATGGTACAGGTGGATTATCAAGAAGTGTAGAAGATATTCAAAGTGAACTCCCAAATTCTGCACATCTAGAAACGAACGTTATTGGAGTCTATCGAAATGAAATCAATGATTCAAAAGAAGAAATTATCCAATGGTTAGAAAACATTGGTTATTAA
- a CDS encoding flavodoxin translates to MKKIFSILIILSFMLLYGGCQNNSKEKNNPPSNSTDQSVIEQPAKTDTKSLIVYFSWSGNTKNLAQTIQSQTNADIFEIEAVVPYGDDYDTVVDLAQEEQRADARPAITNQIENINEYDVIYVGYPNWWGDMPMILYTFFDNYDLSNKTIAPFCTSGGSGLSNTVNEIKNLEPNAAVTNGLHIGSSSVNNSDNTIRQWLQEINLGS, encoded by the coding sequence ATGAAAAAAATATTTTCGATTTTAATTATATTAAGTTTTATGCTGCTTTATGGAGGATGTCAAAACAACAGTAAAGAAAAAAATAATCCACCATCAAATTCAACTGATCAGTCAGTTATAGAGCAACCAGCTAAGACCGATACAAAATCTTTGATTGTCTACTTCTCATGGTCTGGCAATACCAAGAATCTTGCACAAACAATACAATCTCAAACAAATGCAGATATTTTTGAAATAGAAGCCGTAGTTCCATACGGTGATGATTATGATACTGTTGTGGATTTAGCTCAGGAAGAACAACGTGCAGATGCAAGACCTGCAATCACAAATCAGATTGAAAATATTAATGAATATGATGTGATTTATGTTGGCTATCCAAACTGGTGGGGTGATATGCCAATGATATTATATACTTTTTTTGATAATTATGATTTATCTAATAAAACAATTGCTCCATTTTGTACAAGTGGCGGAAGCGGGCTATCTAATACTGTTAATGAAATCAAAAATTTAGAACCAAATGCTGCAGTGACAAATGGTTTACATATTGGAAGTTCTTCAGTAAATAATTCTGATAATACTATTAGACAATGGTTACAGGAAATCAATTTGGGGAGCTAA